The genomic region TTTGATGCGGTCGCAGGTCGGAAAGCATGGCGGAGGACACGGCGAAGAGCACAAGCCGTCGCGCTTCAATCCGTTCAGCATAATTCATCGCGGTTTCGAAACCGGCTTCGGCGCTTTCCGCGAGAGGTATCGCAACGCTGTGTCGTGGTCCGTGAACCATCCTATTCCAACGATAGTTTTCTTCGCGGTTCTGCTCGGCGCGACCGTTCTGCCGTTAATGAACCTCGGAATGGATTTCTTCCCGCAGATCGATGCCGGACAGATGCGGCTGCATGTTCGCGCACCGCCTGGGACGCGCATCGAGGATACGCAGAAGGACTTCAGCGAAGTCGAGCAGGCTATCCGCAAGATCGTCGGCAACGATCAGATCGATGTCATTCTCGACAACATCGGCCTGCCGTACAGCGGCATCAATATCGCCCTTAGCGATACGGCTACCGTCGGTCCGATGGATGGCGAAATTCTCGTGTCGCTGAAGGAGAAGCATACTTCGACACCTGCTCATATTGCAGAACTTCGCCGTAAGTTGCCGCGGATGTTCCCTGAGCTTCAGTTCTTTTTCCAGCCGGCTGATATCGTCAATCAGGTCTTGAATTTCGGGCAGCCTGCACCGATCGACGTTCGTATTTCCAGCCGGAACGCGGATAAGGCGTATGCGCTCGCATCCAAGATTGCGCACGATTTAAAGTCGGTGCCGGGCATCGTCGATTCGCATGTCTTCCAGGTGCCCGATGCGCCTGCCATCAAAGTGGACGTCGATCGCACAAAGGCGAGGGATCTCGATCTCGATCAGCATGGTCTGGCAAACGACGTGCTTGTCACGCTCAATTCCAGCGCGCAGGTCTCTCCGAATTTCTGGCTCAATCCGCATAATAACGTCAGCTATCCGCTGGTCGTGCAAACGCCGACATATCGCGTCAAATCAACGAAGGATTTGTGGACGCTTCCCGTTACGGCGCCGAACGGCAAACATTCCCAGCTTTTGATGAATGTCGCCAAGTTCGGCCGAACGAAAGTGCCGATGGTGGTGTCGCAGTTGAATATTGCGCCGGTGTTCGACGTCGACGCCGACGTTCAAGGCCGGGATCTCGCATCGGCAGCCGATGCGATCGACAAGGTGCTTGCGAAAGATCGCCCGCCGGTGACGAGCGGCATCAAGGTGAAGCTTAGCGGACAGATTGAAACAATGCGTCAGAGCTTTGCAGGATTGTTCGGCGGCATGGGCCTCGCCGTCGTCCTGGTGTTTCTGCTGCTGGTCATCAATTTTCAAAGCTGGCTCGATCCGATCATCATTTTGCTGGCGGTACCTTTTGCTCTCGCCGGCATCGTCTGGATGCTCTTCCTCACCGGAACGCACATCAGCGTTCCGGCACTGATGGGCAGCCTGATGTGTATCGGTTTGACGACCGCAAACGGCATTCTTGTTCTGACATTTGCTAATCAGCAGGTCGCGCTTGGGATTGATCCGATGCATGCGGCAATCGAAGCGGGCTACACGCGACTTCGGCCAGTTTTGATGACTGCGGGCGCGATGATCCTCGGTATGATCCCGATGGCTCTGGGCGTGGGCGAAGGCGGAGAGCAGAACGCGCCTTTGGCTCGCGCGGTCATCGGCGGCCTTTTGCTAGCAACGGTCGCGACACTCATTGTTGTCCCGACGATGTATCGGCTTTTGCGCCGTGACACTTCTCGAAAAACCGCAGACGGGAGGATGCCCCTTGCGCACGCTTAAGAAGAGCGAGACTGACGTGAACGCCCTGCAGACGGAGCCTTGCGAGGCTGATCCACTTGCGCCTTCGGACTTTCCGGCGAAGGAAGGGCTCGGCGACGTCGCGAAAGAAGATTATCCGAAATCAACAGGGCGCTGGATGACGATGATCGCGATCGTTGTCGGGCTCGGATTGACTGCCGGCTTTGTCGAGGTTAGCCGAATTAAGGCTCAGGAAGCTGAGAACCTAGCGCAGGAAACGCAAAAGAACGTCGCGATGCTTCCGCTGGTCGACGTTGCTGTCGCCCAGTCGGGACCAGCATTCAAATCCCTTATTCTCCCGGGCGATACTGCGTCCTGGTATCGGACGATACTGTATTCGCGCGTGAACGGTTACCTGGCAGACTGGAAGGTCGATATTGGGGACAAGGTGAAGAAGGGGCAATTGCTCGCCACGATCGACACACCTGACCTAGATTCGCAGTTGGTAGCGGCGCGCGCGGAACTGGAAGCGGCAAAAGCTGAGGCCAAGGTCCGGCAAGCGGATGCCGATTTTGCGAAAAGCAGTTACGATCGCTGGCGTGATTCGCCAAAGGGCGTCGTTTCTGATCAAGAGCGAGAAGAAAAGAAAGCCGCTAACGACAGCAGTCTTGCGAAGCTCAATGCCGCGATTGCGCAGGTGGCGGTCGATCAGGCCAAGGTTGATGGGTTGATGACGCTCACGCAATTCAAAAATGTGACCGCGCCGTTCGACGGTATTATCACGGATCGCCGCATCGATCCCGGCGATCTGGTGACGGCGGGCAGCTCCGCTAATACATCACCGCTTTTCGTTATTCAGCAAACCGATCAAATCCGTATTTTCTCGCGCGTTCCTCAGGGCGTGGCTGAGCGGCTTACGATCGGCTCTCCCGTGAAGGTTATGACCGCAGACGGCTCCGGCCGCGTTTATGAGGGCAAGATCGTGCGCACGACCGGATCGGTCGACCCGCATGCGCGCACGATGCTGGTGGAGGTCGTTCTGCCAAACAAGGCTTATGCGCTTTCACCGGGCATGTACGTCCGCGCCGAATTTCAGGTCGCGCAGTCGAAGAGCGTTGTTGTGCCGGCTGCCGCGATTTTGTTCCGGGGCAAGGGCGCTCAGGTCGCGGTGATCGAAGACGGCCGGGTTGCGTTTAAGAATGTTTCCATCGCGACTGACGATGGCGACAGCGTTGAACTGGCATCAGGCATAAAGGTCGGAGATCACGTGGCGCTCAATATCAACAACCAGATTTCCGACGGCGACAAAGTCGAGGTCAACGGCTCCGGGAAGGCCCAAAGCTGATGATGAGACGGGGGGGACTGAAATTTCTCCTGCCAATCCTAGCCGGGGGGCTTACGGGTTGTGCAGTCGGGCCGGACTATCTGATGCCGCATATCGGCACGCCGGCGATGTTTACGACCGGTAGCCTCGGCGGCAGCTCGGGCGGTGCTGTGTCGGTGGCGCAATCGCAGTCGCCCGCGATCGCCAGGTGGTGGTCGTTGCTTCGGGATCCGCAACTTGAAACGCTGATCCAGCAGGCTGTCGTCGCGAATCCGGATATCGAAGTTGCTGCCAATCACATCCGCGCAGCCCGCGCCAATGAGGTCGCGGTTCGTGGATTGGCGCTGCCGATCGTAGAAGCGAATGCCGCGGCAGGCCGAGGTACCGGTACAAATTCGACGAAGGGACGCGTCGCTGGTCCGTTGAACGCCGGGACGAACACCAACGGGCTCGAAGAGATTACACACGTCGCTGGCTTTGACGCCGCATGGGAGCTGGATCTCTTCGGCAAGAACAGGCGCGCATACGAAGCAGCCCAATATTCGACGGATGTTGCCATCGAACAGAGGCGTGCGGTTCTAGTCTCAGTCGTTGCGGAAGTCGCGAGAGCTTACGTCGAGACGCGTGGCATTCAAGCCAAGATAAAAGCATCGAAAGAGAACGTCGCGCGGGCGCAGAAGATCTTCGATCTGATGAAGACGCGTTTCGATCGGGGCCTGACGAACGAACTCGACGTCAAGCTCGCATCGCGCCAGCTTGCGACGCTCAAGGCGGAACTCGCACCGCTTGCGAGCGAAGAATATGCTGGGTGCGCACGCATTGCGGTTCTGCTTGGAACCTATTCCGGCGGTGTTTGCCAGGAGCTCAGTGCTTACCGGCAGATTCCCACAACGCCGAGCCGTTTGAAAACGGGATTGCCGGCGAGCGTGATCCGCCGTCGCCCGGACGTTCGCGCGGCGGAACGCCAGCTTGCGGTCGAGACGGCGAGGATTGGCGTTGCTGTCGCGGATCTCTTTCCGCGCGTCGAGATTACGGCGGGTGGCGGCTTACAGGGACAGGGTATCGGTGTTGTGCCTGTGGTCACCAAGAGTATCTATTCGGTGGGACCTTCGGTCTATTGGCCGCTGCTCGACTTCGGGACGCTCGATTCGCTCGTGCACATTCAGCAGCTGCAGGCGGATTCGCAGTTCCTCACATATAAGCGCGTCGTTATTTCGAGCGTCGAAGAAGCGAACGTTGCGCTGTCGCGTTATCGCGCGGCGATGGCCACTCTCAGGTCTCTGGGCATCGCTGTCAAGGAGAGCAAGGGCGCGGTCGATCTCGCAACAGAGCGTTATGATCGCGGCGTAACGGACTCGCTCAATGTGCTGGATGCCGAGCGGCAGGATGACGAACTTCAGCTGCAGTATGTCCAGGCGAAGGCCGACGCGGCCACGGCGTTCATTGCGCTCTACAAAGCTCTAGGCGGCGGCTGGGAAATGTTCGAGCAGGATCTTCCTGCGCCGCGTGCAAGGCCCGCTGTTCTTGCCGCGTTCGATCACTTGCACGATCACTGAAAAATGCAGCGATAAATCCTGCAGGCGCCGTGGATGCGCCTGCGGGAGGTTTGCGTCCCTGTTTTTATTTGGTCGTTGTCGCGATTGATTGACCAAGCGGTGCGCGAGACTGACTTTCGCGCAATTTCTCAATCGCGAGCTTATTGGTAATCGCTGCATTGTTCATCGGATCGATGGTGAGAACGCGATCGAAGTCAGCCTCGGCATTTTTCAAGTCGTGGCCGGCGGCGCGCGTATTTCCGCGGGCGATGTAGGCGTTCAAAAACTTGCCGTTAAGTGTGATGGCATAATCGTAATCGTGGATTGCATCCTTCGCGCGACCGAGCGCGCGTAGTGTATTTCCCCGATTGAAATAAAGGGTCGGTTCATTTGGGGACAGCTCAATGGCGCGATCATAGCTTGCTAGCGCGTCCTGCAGATGCCCCTCAGCCTTATATGCGTTCGCTAGGTTGTTGTACGCCCGCGTGCTTAGCGGATCGATATCGATAGCTTTGCGGTCATCTGCAATTGCATGTGTGTAGTCGCGCTCCGAGGCGAAGACGATGGCACGCGCTTCATAAGCGCCGACATCTCGCGGAGCTAACGCGACGGCCTGATCGAAGTCGGCAACGGCCTTCGGAAAGTCCTTCGTGGCAAAATAGGCGAGACCGCGATTGACATACGCAATCTCGACTTTCTGAGAGTCCAATGCGTTACCTTCGATGGTCGCGGTGCATGCAAAGATGTGCAGTGCAGGCGTCGCCGCATCGGCACATTGGTCGCCGCCCGCCGCCCATGCAGATGACGCTGCCGATAGCGACGAGACGGCTATCGCGAGGGCGAACATGTTGATTGATGTGCGCGAGAAGAGCATGGCGTTCGGTCTCCGACGTGTTGGCAATCGGGACAGCGCAGCGGCGATAGA from Hyphomicrobium sp. MC1 harbors:
- a CDS encoding efflux transporter outer membrane subunit; translation: MMRRGGLKFLLPILAGGLTGCAVGPDYLMPHIGTPAMFTTGSLGGSSGGAVSVAQSQSPAIARWWSLLRDPQLETLIQQAVVANPDIEVAANHIRAARANEVAVRGLALPIVEANAAAGRGTGTNSTKGRVAGPLNAGTNTNGLEEITHVAGFDAAWELDLFGKNRRAYEAAQYSTDVAIEQRRAVLVSVVAEVARAYVETRGIQAKIKASKENVARAQKIFDLMKTRFDRGLTNELDVKLASRQLATLKAELAPLASEEYAGCARIAVLLGTYSGGVCQELSAYRQIPTTPSRLKTGLPASVIRRRPDVRAAERQLAVETARIGVAVADLFPRVEITAGGGLQGQGIGVVPVVTKSIYSVGPSVYWPLLDFGTLDSLVHIQQLQADSQFLTYKRVVISSVEEANVALSRYRAAMATLRSLGIAVKESKGAVDLATERYDRGVTDSLNVLDAERQDDELQLQYVQAKADAATAFIALYKALGGGWEMFEQDLPAPRARPAVLAAFDHLHDH
- a CDS encoding efflux RND transporter periplasmic adaptor subunit, which produces MRTLKKSETDVNALQTEPCEADPLAPSDFPAKEGLGDVAKEDYPKSTGRWMTMIAIVVGLGLTAGFVEVSRIKAQEAENLAQETQKNVAMLPLVDVAVAQSGPAFKSLILPGDTASWYRTILYSRVNGYLADWKVDIGDKVKKGQLLATIDTPDLDSQLVAARAELEAAKAEAKVRQADADFAKSSYDRWRDSPKGVVSDQEREEKKAANDSSLAKLNAAIAQVAVDQAKVDGLMTLTQFKNVTAPFDGIITDRRIDPGDLVTAGSSANTSPLFVIQQTDQIRIFSRVPQGVAERLTIGSPVKVMTADGSGRVYEGKIVRTTGSVDPHARTMLVEVVLPNKAYALSPGMYVRAEFQVAQSKSVVVPAAAILFRGKGAQVAVIEDGRVAFKNVSIATDDGDSVELASGIKVGDHVALNINNQISDGDKVEVNGSGKAQS
- a CDS encoding efflux RND transporter permease subunit — translated: MSLPKFSLTHPHSVAAIIILICLLGFGAVSRMPTDIFPEINIPVVSVVWTYSGMSAEEMQDRILIKHERQMASLVDDIDRIEANSYTGVGVIKVYLHEGADVSRAITQLSSCAQTVLKSMPRNITPPLIVRYSATDVSVIQLSLASKYLPDSRLTDLGQQVLRPNLAVVHGAQVPYPYGGKIRVIMVDLDPHALQARGLTPAEVSDALAKQNIIVPSGDVKVGQNDYPVAMNNTPNAIATIENFPLKQIDGKTIFVRDVAHVHDGHQVQTNSVSQNGAPGALMLVRKTGGTSTLDVINGVKAALPGLQRMMPKGVTIKAIFDQSIFVKAALNSVVMGGLMAAGLTALMILLFLGNWRLTIIILASIPLSIITALLMLCLAGQTLNTMTLGGFALAVGILVDNATVVIENIERHVGLGEEIEEAILNGTSEVGIPTLLSTLSISVVFVPVFLLTGTAKYLFSPLSLSVILSLFASLLLSFTLVPVLFMYLMRSQVGKHGGGHGEEHKPSRFNPFSIIHRGFETGFGAFRERYRNAVSWSVNHPIPTIVFFAVLLGATVLPLMNLGMDFFPQIDAGQMRLHVRAPPGTRIEDTQKDFSEVEQAIRKIVGNDQIDVILDNIGLPYSGINIALSDTATVGPMDGEILVSLKEKHTSTPAHIAELRRKLPRMFPELQFFFQPADIVNQVLNFGQPAPIDVRISSRNADKAYALASKIAHDLKSVPGIVDSHVFQVPDAPAIKVDVDRTKARDLDLDQHGLANDVLVTLNSSAQVSPNFWLNPHNNVSYPLVVQTPTYRVKSTKDLWTLPVTAPNGKHSQLLMNVAKFGRTKVPMVVSQLNIAPVFDVDADVQGRDLASAADAIDKVLAKDRPPVTSGIKVKLSGQIETMRQSFAGLFGGMGLAVVLVFLLLVINFQSWLDPIIILLAVPFALAGIVWMLFLTGTHISVPALMGSLMCIGLTTANGILVLTFANQQVALGIDPMHAAIEAGYTRLRPVLMTAGAMILGMIPMALGVGEGGEQNAPLARAVIGGLLLATVATLIVVPTMYRLLRRDTSRKTADGRMPLAHA
- a CDS encoding tetratricopeptide repeat protein, with the protein product MLFSRTSINMFALAIAVSSLSAASSAWAAGGDQCADAATPALHIFACTATIEGNALDSQKVEIAYVNRGLAYFATKDFPKAVADFDQAVALAPRDVGAYEARAIVFASERDYTHAIADDRKAIDIDPLSTRAYNNLANAYKAEGHLQDALASYDRAIELSPNEPTLYFNRGNTLRALGRAKDAIHDYDYAITLNGKFLNAYIARGNTRAAGHDLKNAEADFDRVLTIDPMNNAAITNKLAIEKLRESQSRAPLGQSIATTTK